One genomic segment of Microbacterium sp. ProA8 includes these proteins:
- a CDS encoding cytochrome b N-terminal domain-containing protein encodes MRRIASETERTGDRGRRRRSVTDRAAERIGRITVLGHRVDDTWAALRRRRVPTHWTNLFGIVTVASIVVVTVTGILLMFFYTPSSEATVYDGSYAPLHGATVSQAFASTMRVTFDVPGGVVLRQAHHWAALLLPAAIVVQLAATFFTGAFRRPRRALWVLLLLALIAALASGWSGYALPDDMLSGTGLRIVEGILLGIPVIGTWLASVLFGGPFPGRIIENLYPLHVVVFPGALLLLVALRALGAWQHGPPQFPGRGRTPENVVGVALIPTAVTRAGGLFLVVTGLLLLISATVTVSPIWLYGPADPGNAGAGSQPDWYTGFLDGALRLVPPGWEVVWLGRTWTLAILAPLAIVGAFFAFVAAYPFLEEGVTGDRGDHHLLDRPRHAPTRTGLGVAGLVFVGVLWAAGGADIIATAFSMSIEHVITALQVALVVGPFVAFTVARRICFGLQRKDAGLLRHGYETGRIVRLPGGEYVEIHQPLDETERARLATPDGAPPADRRATGSTVGPLAQRLRQSLRSYYIGGPLEPERAEEESGDSSREVVGPISRR; translated from the coding sequence ATGCGCAGGATCGCGAGCGAGACCGAGCGGACGGGCGACCGGGGTCGGCGCCGTCGATCCGTGACGGACCGAGCCGCCGAGCGCATCGGGAGGATCACGGTGCTCGGTCACCGCGTCGATGACACGTGGGCGGCACTCCGGCGGCGCCGCGTCCCCACTCACTGGACGAACCTGTTCGGCATCGTCACCGTGGCATCCATCGTCGTCGTGACCGTGACCGGCATCCTGCTGATGTTCTTCTACACGCCCTCGAGCGAGGCCACCGTGTACGACGGGTCGTACGCGCCGCTGCACGGCGCCACGGTGTCGCAGGCGTTCGCCTCGACGATGCGGGTGACGTTCGACGTGCCCGGCGGCGTGGTGCTGCGACAAGCGCATCACTGGGCCGCGCTGCTGCTGCCCGCAGCGATCGTCGTCCAGCTGGCGGCGACCTTCTTCACCGGCGCCTTCCGGCGGCCGCGGCGCGCCCTGTGGGTGCTGCTGCTCCTCGCCCTGATCGCCGCCCTCGCGAGCGGATGGAGCGGCTACGCGCTGCCCGACGACATGCTCTCCGGCACCGGCCTGCGCATCGTCGAGGGCATTCTCCTCGGCATCCCCGTCATCGGCACGTGGCTCGCGTCGGTCCTCTTCGGCGGGCCCTTTCCCGGCCGCATCATCGAGAACCTGTACCCGCTGCACGTCGTGGTGTTCCCCGGCGCACTCCTCCTGCTGGTGGCGCTGCGAGCCCTCGGGGCGTGGCAGCACGGCCCGCCGCAGTTCCCCGGGCGGGGTCGTACTCCCGAGAACGTCGTCGGCGTCGCACTCATCCCGACGGCCGTCACGCGGGCGGGCGGGCTGTTCCTCGTCGTCACCGGCCTGCTGCTGCTCATCTCGGCGACGGTCACGGTGAGCCCCATCTGGCTCTACGGCCCTGCCGACCCGGGTAACGCCGGGGCGGGGAGCCAGCCGGACTGGTACACCGGGTTCCTCGACGGCGCCCTGCGCCTCGTGCCGCCCGGCTGGGAGGTCGTGTGGCTGGGCCGTACGTGGACGCTGGCTATCCTCGCCCCGCTGGCCATCGTCGGCGCCTTCTTCGCGTTCGTCGCCGCCTACCCGTTCCTCGAGGAGGGGGTCACGGGCGACCGCGGCGACCACCACCTCCTGGACCGGCCGCGCCACGCCCCGACGCGCACCGGGCTCGGAGTCGCCGGCCTGGTATTCGTAGGCGTCCTCTGGGCCGCGGGCGGCGCCGATATCATCGCCACGGCGTTCTCGATGAGCATCGAGCACGTGATCACGGCCCTGCAAGTGGCACTCGTCGTCGGGCCGTTCGTGGCCTTCACGGTGGCTCGCCGCATCTGCTTCGGCCTGCAGCGGAAGGACGCCGGACTGCTCCGCCACGGCTACGAGACGGGGCGGATCGTCCGCCTTCCCGGCGGTGAGTACGTCGAGATCCACCAGCCGCTCGACGAGACCGAGCGGGCGCGGCTCGCCACGCCCGACGGTGCGCCGCCGGCGGATCGCCGGGCGACCGGCAGCACTGTCGGCCCGCTGGCACAGCGGCTGCGTCAGAGTCTGCGCAGCTACTACATCGGAGGCCCCCTCGAGCCCGAGCGCGCCGAGGAGGAGTCAGGTGACAGCAGTCGGGAGGTCGTCGGTCCGATCAGTCGGCGATGA
- the dapF gene encoding diaminopimelate epimerase, which yields MPQTIAFTKGHGTGNDFVIVPDPDGTLDLTDDQVAVLCDRRFGIGGDGILRVVRASAIAEGAEAAGFGAEWFMDYRNADGSKAEMCGNGIRVFVRYLVDVGWADVDAAPLAIGTRAGVKTVTRSDGTLGEKGFEVDLGRFAVDDSGVLVRTRAGGAPRPGIGIDVGNPHVVVALPDDAELEGLDLAAQPQLHPEPPHGANIEFVVPSDPLVHEGVGSIRMRVFERGVGETLSCGTGVAAAALAVRHWAGPAAPDHWVVDVPGGTLGVRMPEVDGERHVLLSGPATLVYTGEVTLA from the coding sequence ATGCCGCAGACGATCGCGTTCACCAAGGGCCACGGCACGGGCAACGACTTCGTGATCGTCCCCGACCCCGATGGGACGCTCGATCTCACCGACGACCAGGTCGCGGTGCTGTGCGACCGGCGCTTCGGCATCGGCGGCGACGGCATCCTTCGAGTGGTGCGCGCGAGCGCGATCGCCGAGGGGGCCGAAGCGGCGGGCTTCGGCGCCGAGTGGTTCATGGACTACCGCAACGCCGACGGCTCGAAGGCCGAGATGTGCGGCAACGGCATCCGGGTCTTCGTGCGCTACCTCGTGGACGTCGGATGGGCCGATGTCGACGCGGCGCCGCTCGCCATCGGCACCCGGGCGGGCGTCAAGACCGTCACCCGCAGTGACGGCACACTCGGCGAGAAGGGCTTCGAGGTCGACCTCGGCCGTTTCGCCGTCGACGACTCGGGGGTGCTGGTGCGCACCCGTGCCGGGGGTGCTCCCCGTCCCGGGATCGGGATCGACGTCGGCAACCCGCACGTCGTCGTGGCGCTGCCCGACGACGCGGAACTCGAGGGCCTCGACCTCGCGGCCCAGCCGCAGCTGCACCCCGAGCCGCCGCACGGCGCCAACATCGAATTCGTGGTCCCCAGCGACCCGCTCGTGCACGAGGGCGTCGGATCGATCCGTATGCGCGTGTTCGAGCGGGGGGTCGGCGAGACGCTCAGCTGTGGCACGGGCGTCGCCGCGGCGGCGCTGGCAGTGCGGCATTGGGCGGGCCCCGCGGCCCCCGACCACTGGGTCGTGGATGTGCCCGGCGGCACCCTCGGCGTGCGGATGCCGGAGGTCGACGGCGAGCGGCACGTGCTGCTGTCCGGGCCGGCGACCCTGGTCTACACCGGCGAAGTCACCCTCGCCTGA
- a CDS encoding methyltransferase: protein MGSDHYFSATPASPENLRRIRVSLAGRDLEVTTAGGVFSPDHVDAGTAVLLTNTPPPPAGGNFLDLGCGWGPIALTLALDAPHATVWAVDVNERALDLVRRNAADLGLDNVNAALPDDVPDDIVFRTIRSNPPIRVGKNELHGLLERWIPRLDERADAWLVVQRNLGSDSLQRWLASTLDRRFSVYRAATARGFRVLKVRRHGSPQSEPISLPEI, encoded by the coding sequence ATGGGGAGCGACCACTACTTCAGTGCGACGCCCGCCAGCCCCGAGAACCTGCGCCGCATCCGCGTCTCGCTCGCCGGACGCGACCTCGAAGTCACGACCGCCGGGGGCGTCTTCAGCCCCGACCACGTGGATGCGGGAACCGCGGTGCTGCTGACGAACACTCCCCCGCCACCGGCCGGCGGGAACTTCCTCGACCTCGGCTGCGGGTGGGGACCGATCGCACTCACCCTGGCACTCGACGCCCCGCACGCGACCGTGTGGGCCGTCGACGTGAACGAGCGAGCACTGGACCTCGTGCGACGCAATGCCGCCGACCTCGGACTCGACAATGTCAACGCCGCGCTGCCCGACGATGTTCCCGACGACATCGTCTTCCGCACCATCCGCTCGAATCCGCCTATCCGCGTCGGCAAGAACGAGCTGCACGGACTGCTCGAGCGGTGGATTCCCCGCCTCGACGAGCGGGCGGACGCCTGGCTCGTGGTGCAGCGCAATCTCGGCTCGGACTCGCTGCAGCGATGGCTCGCATCGACGCTCGATCGCCGCTTCAGCGTGTACCGTGCGGCCACCGCCCGCGGGTTCCGCGTGCTCAAGGTGCGGCGCCACGGCTCGCCCCAGAGCGAGCCGATCTCGCTGCCGGAGATCTGA
- the hflX gene encoding GTPase HflX, whose amino-acid sequence MTDTTTPQSTDDTPVDPVDRVLARAEARSGVHVFGAAQALQDETTIGRADTDGEQWDREERAALRRVPGLSTELEDVTEVEYRQLRLENVVLVGVHAQGETEDAENSLRELSALAETAGAVVLDGVLQRRPHPDPATYVGRGKAEELRDIVAAVGADTVIADTELAPSQRRALEDVVKVKVIDRTTVILDIFSQHAKSREGKAQVELAQLEYLLPRLRGWGDSMSRQAGGQVGAGGAGMGSRGPGETKIELDRRRIRTRMAMLRRQIREFTPARDAKRAERKRNTIPSVAIAGYTNAGKSSLLNRLTSAGVLVENALFATLDATVRRSETSDGRVYTLTDTVGFVRNLPHQLVEAFRSTLEEVGDADVIVHVVDGSHPDPAAQLATVRDVIGDVGARDVPELIVFNKADLVDDDTRLLLRGLEPKAIFASSRTGEGIDELRTAIEEALPLPAVEVHALVPYDRGDLVSAIHEQGMILSQAHEEGGTAVHARVGQHLAARLAPFEV is encoded by the coding sequence ATGACGGATACGACGACACCCCAGAGCACCGACGATACGCCGGTCGACCCGGTGGATCGCGTGCTGGCGCGCGCTGAAGCGCGCTCGGGGGTGCACGTCTTCGGAGCCGCCCAGGCGCTCCAGGACGAGACCACGATCGGGCGTGCGGACACCGACGGCGAGCAGTGGGACCGCGAGGAGCGCGCCGCGCTGCGTCGCGTTCCCGGGCTGTCCACCGAGCTCGAGGACGTCACCGAGGTCGAGTACCGACAGCTGCGACTCGAGAACGTCGTGCTGGTCGGCGTGCACGCGCAGGGCGAGACGGAGGATGCCGAGAACTCGCTGCGCGAGCTCTCGGCGCTGGCAGAGACCGCCGGCGCCGTCGTGCTCGACGGCGTGCTGCAGCGGCGGCCCCACCCGGACCCCGCGACCTACGTCGGCCGCGGCAAGGCCGAGGAGCTGCGCGACATCGTGGCCGCGGTCGGCGCGGACACGGTGATCGCCGACACCGAGCTGGCGCCCAGCCAGCGACGTGCGCTCGAGGACGTCGTGAAGGTCAAGGTGATCGACCGCACCACCGTGATCCTGGACATCTTCAGCCAGCACGCCAAGAGCCGAGAGGGCAAGGCGCAGGTCGAACTCGCCCAGCTCGAGTACCTGCTCCCGCGCCTGCGCGGATGGGGTGACTCGATGAGCCGGCAGGCCGGTGGCCAGGTCGGTGCCGGCGGTGCGGGCATGGGTTCGCGCGGACCCGGTGAGACGAAGATCGAGCTCGACCGCCGCCGCATCCGCACGAGGATGGCGATGCTGCGTCGCCAGATCCGCGAGTTCACGCCCGCCCGCGACGCCAAGCGAGCCGAGCGCAAGCGGAACACGATCCCGTCGGTCGCGATCGCCGGGTACACGAACGCCGGCAAGTCGTCGCTGCTGAACCGGCTGACGAGCGCCGGGGTGCTGGTCGAGAACGCGCTGTTCGCGACGCTGGATGCCACCGTCCGGCGCAGCGAGACGAGCGACGGCCGCGTCTACACGCTGACCGACACCGTGGGCTTCGTGCGCAATCTGCCTCACCAGCTGGTCGAGGCGTTCCGCTCGACGCTCGAGGAGGTCGGCGACGCCGACGTCATCGTGCACGTCGTCGACGGGTCCCACCCCGACCCCGCCGCACAGCTCGCGACGGTACGGGATGTCATCGGCGATGTGGGAGCGCGTGACGTTCCCGAGCTGATCGTGTTCAACAAGGCCGATCTCGTCGACGACGACACGCGTCTGCTGCTGCGCGGTCTCGAGCCGAAGGCGATCTTCGCGTCGTCCCGCACCGGCGAGGGCATCGACGAGCTGCGGACCGCGATCGAGGAGGCGCTGCCGCTCCCGGCCGTGGAGGTGCATGCTCTCGTGCCGTACGACCGCGGCGACCTCGTGTCGGCGATCCACGAGCAGGGCATGATCCTCTCGCAGGCGCACGAAGAGGGCGGCACGGCCGTGCACGCCCGCGTGGGGCAGCATCTCGCCGCGCGTCTCGCACCTTTCGAGGTCTGA
- a CDS encoding prolyl oligopeptidase family serine peptidase codes for MTTRDVLPYGSWPSPISAAEVSAGSSRIEGARFVRAGEVRPGETGGAAARTRRGDVWWGESVPEEGGRSTVRRREASGAVVDVLPAPWSARSRVHEYGGGSWTADDHGVLLFVEKADQRIWSLARGEEPRPLTPDAGDVRYGGLTLQHGRLLAVREDHRAGAAPVRDIVDVPLDGSAAEHPSRLTSLAGGSDFVAHPALSPDGTRLAWIAWDHPHMAWDRAELRIGRLEDGEVVEWTTVAGGESSDGDFHSPLQPVWVGDDDLLYADDPTGRWNLWRLRLTADLHHEPFAPADADTGGPLWVLGTRWFAALDDGRVVAARTNGADHLVLIEPTGATRILPLDAVTRLSIEDARGRRVLISGAGSGGAGLWELDVDDPAATQLIAGGGSPWGAEWMPQPRAVTMPGPHGPVHAFDYPPTNPGVVGPDDEKPPYVVFVHGGPTDHVGGAASGKIAYLTSRGIGVLDVNYGGSSGYGRVYRERLLGQWGVVDVDDVVAAAQGLAASGAADARRLAIAGGSAGGWTVLCALANSDVFAAGISRYGVADLRRLAADTHDFEARYLDGMVGPLPSAEALYVERSPLTHLDRMRTPLLIEQGLDDLVVPPSQSEAVRDALAANGIAHAYLAFEGEGHGFRGAATLVRTMEAELAFLGQVLGFETPGVPPLELE; via the coding sequence GTGACGACCCGCGATGTTCTTCCCTATGGCAGCTGGCCATCCCCCATCTCCGCCGCCGAGGTGTCGGCGGGGTCGTCGCGCATCGAAGGCGCCCGCTTCGTCCGCGCCGGTGAGGTGCGGCCCGGGGAGACCGGCGGCGCCGCGGCCCGGACGAGGCGGGGCGACGTGTGGTGGGGCGAGTCGGTGCCCGAGGAGGGCGGCCGTTCCACCGTGCGCCGGCGGGAGGCATCCGGAGCGGTCGTGGATGTCCTTCCCGCCCCGTGGAGTGCGCGATCGCGGGTGCACGAGTACGGCGGCGGATCCTGGACCGCCGACGACCATGGCGTGCTGCTCTTCGTGGAGAAGGCCGACCAGCGCATCTGGAGTCTCGCCCGGGGTGAGGAGCCGCGCCCCCTCACGCCCGATGCCGGCGATGTCCGCTACGGCGGGTTGACGCTGCAGCACGGCCGACTGCTGGCAGTGCGCGAAGACCACAGGGCGGGAGCCGCGCCGGTGCGCGACATCGTCGACGTTCCGCTCGACGGCTCGGCAGCGGAGCATCCTTCACGGCTGACATCGCTGGCCGGCGGCAGCGACTTCGTCGCCCATCCCGCGCTGTCGCCCGACGGCACCCGCCTGGCGTGGATCGCCTGGGATCACCCGCACATGGCGTGGGACCGCGCCGAGCTTCGGATCGGCCGGCTCGAGGACGGCGAGGTCGTGGAATGGACCACCGTGGCCGGGGGCGAGTCGTCCGACGGCGATTTCCATTCCCCGCTGCAGCCGGTGTGGGTCGGCGACGACGACCTGCTCTACGCCGACGATCCGACCGGGAGGTGGAACCTCTGGCGCCTCCGGCTCACGGCCGACCTGCACCACGAGCCGTTCGCGCCGGCCGATGCCGACACCGGCGGCCCGCTGTGGGTGCTCGGGACCCGCTGGTTCGCGGCGCTGGACGATGGGCGGGTCGTCGCCGCCCGCACGAACGGCGCCGACCACCTCGTGCTGATCGAGCCCACCGGGGCCACGCGCATCCTGCCGCTCGATGCCGTCACGCGGCTCTCGATCGAGGACGCCCGCGGGCGGCGCGTGCTGATCTCCGGCGCAGGCTCCGGCGGCGCCGGGCTCTGGGAGCTGGACGTCGACGACCCGGCTGCGACGCAGCTGATCGCCGGCGGCGGCTCGCCCTGGGGCGCGGAATGGATGCCGCAGCCCCGCGCCGTCACCATGCCCGGGCCGCACGGCCCGGTGCACGCCTTCGACTACCCGCCGACGAACCCGGGCGTGGTGGGACCCGATGACGAGAAGCCCCCTTACGTCGTGTTCGTCCACGGCGGGCCCACCGACCATGTCGGCGGCGCGGCATCCGGGAAGATCGCCTACCTGACGAGCCGCGGCATCGGCGTGCTCGACGTCAACTACGGCGGCTCGAGCGGGTACGGCCGCGTCTACCGCGAGCGTCTGCTGGGGCAGTGGGGTGTCGTGGACGTTGACGACGTCGTCGCCGCGGCGCAGGGGCTCGCCGCCTCGGGAGCGGCCGACGCCCGCCGGCTCGCGATCGCCGGCGGCTCGGCCGGCGGCTGGACCGTGCTGTGCGCGCTTGCGAACTCCGACGTCTTCGCCGCGGGCATCAGTCGCTACGGCGTCGCGGATCTGCGGCGCCTCGCCGCGGACACCCACGACTTCGAGGCCCGCTACCTCGACGGCATGGTGGGGCCGCTGCCGTCGGCCGAGGCGCTGTACGTCGAGCGGTCACCGCTGACGCACCTCGACCGGATGCGGACGCCGCTGCTGATCGAGCAGGGCCTCGACGACCTGGTCGTGCCGCCGTCGCAGTCGGAGGCGGTGCGGGACGCCCTCGCCGCGAACGGCATCGCCCACGCCTATCTGGCCTTCGAGGGCGAAGGGCACGGATTCCGCGGCGCTGCGACCCTCGTCCGCACGATGGAGGCCGAGCTCGCGTTCCTCGGTCAGGTGCTCGGCTTCGAGACGCCGGGGGTGCCGCCGCTCGAGCTGGAGTGA
- a CDS encoding methylenetetrahydrofolate reductase: MSIDLSTPPVPISFEVYPPRSEAGVAALHETIRHLASVDPRFISVTYGAGGSTGGRSLELLTHILRETHVEPLAHLTCVGNTYAGANTLIREFLDAGITSFLALRGDPPAGASEDDAFLGDLASAAELVQLIDRVQAEREPYTEAPIPGVPGAARVEKRPRVDIAVAAFPNGHPRSRHAFEDIDALLAKQAAGATLAITQLFFHADDYLAFVARSRDAGVTIPILPGIMPITSSTRLRRVLELSGEALPADLAIALDVEPTVEGQRDIGIAHAARLAREVLDGGAPGIHLYAFNNHDTVLAVLREAGVLVSATRMSHAVH, translated from the coding sequence ATGTCCATCGACCTGAGCACTCCTCCCGTGCCGATCTCGTTCGAGGTGTATCCGCCCCGATCCGAGGCCGGCGTCGCCGCGCTGCACGAGACCATCCGCCATCTGGCGTCGGTGGACCCCAGGTTCATCTCCGTCACGTACGGCGCGGGCGGATCCACCGGCGGCCGGTCCCTGGAGCTTCTGACCCACATCCTCCGCGAGACCCACGTCGAGCCGCTCGCCCACCTCACGTGCGTGGGGAACACCTACGCCGGCGCCAACACGCTGATCCGCGAATTCCTGGATGCCGGGATCACGAGCTTCCTCGCCCTCCGCGGCGACCCGCCGGCCGGGGCATCCGAGGACGACGCCTTCCTGGGCGATCTCGCAAGCGCCGCGGAGCTCGTGCAGCTGATCGACCGCGTGCAGGCGGAGCGCGAGCCGTACACCGAGGCACCCATCCCGGGCGTGCCCGGCGCCGCGCGGGTCGAGAAGCGGCCCCGGGTCGACATCGCGGTCGCCGCGTTCCCGAACGGACATCCCCGCTCCCGCCACGCGTTCGAGGACATCGACGCGCTCCTCGCGAAGCAGGCGGCGGGCGCCACCCTCGCGATCACCCAGCTGTTCTTCCACGCCGACGACTACCTCGCGTTCGTGGCGCGTTCGCGCGACGCCGGCGTCACCATCCCGATCCTGCCGGGCATCATGCCGATCACCTCCAGCACCCGGCTGCGGCGCGTGCTCGAGCTCAGCGGCGAGGCGCTTCCGGCCGACCTCGCGATCGCGCTCGACGTCGAGCCGACGGTCGAGGGGCAGCGCGACATCGGCATCGCCCATGCCGCGCGCCTCGCCCGCGAGGTTCTCGACGGCGGTGCTCCGGGCATCCATCTCTACGCGTTCAACAACCACGACACGGTCCTCGCGGTGCTGCGCGAAGCCGGCGTGCTCGTCTCGGCGACGCGAATGTCCCACGCCGTCCACTGA
- the metE gene encoding 5-methyltetrahydropteroyltriglutamate--homocysteine S-methyltransferase produces MTEPRITFPHGTILGYPRIGRRRELKRAVEAYWAGRTDAETLEQTAADLRRATRERLAELGLGRDDSSIPESFSFYDQVHDAAVAVGALPDRFATLRDADGGIGLDAYFTAARGAGEDAPLEMTKWFDTNYHYLVPEVGPETVFALSSDRFARQVAEAKADGFTVRPVIVGPVTLLALAKATDAAPQGFDPLSRLDDLLPVYTELLASLRAAGAEWVQLDEPALVSESLRADAATLADAAARAYAALGVRGDRPAILVAAGYAQLSTEAWTALAAAPIEAVAIDLTRGAVPEAAPGLDRKTLVGGVIDGRNVWRGDLDAAWERLQALNALGASEISTGTSTSLQHVPHDVADESALDPRLASWLAFADQKVGQVVTLARGLVDGRPAIAEALAEASAALADRRHAPGVRDGAVRERASALAADDFARGDYDDRVAAQEAELALPVLPTTTIGSFPQTGEIRRARARHGRGELSADEYESFLRDEIAQVVTLQEDIGLDVLVHGEAERNDMVQYFAENLDGFAVTENGWVQSYGSRATRPSILWGDVARPEAITVTWSAFAQSLTDKPMKGMLTGPVTILAWSFVRDDQPLGETANQVALALRDEIADLEEAGIRVIQVDEPALRELLPLKRADQAAYLEWSVGSFRLATAGAAPATQVHTHLCYSEFDVVIEAIAALDADVTSIEAARSRGEVIGDIATSGFAAGIGPGVYDIHSPRVPSVGEITELLDRTVAELPLRRVWVNPDCGLKTRGYDETVASLKNLVAATQAVRAVVPA; encoded by the coding sequence ATGACCGAACCCCGCATCACCTTCCCCCACGGCACGATCCTGGGCTATCCCCGGATCGGGCGCCGCCGCGAGCTGAAGCGCGCGGTCGAGGCGTATTGGGCCGGCAGGACCGACGCCGAGACCCTCGAGCAGACGGCGGCCGACCTGCGCCGCGCGACGCGCGAGCGCCTCGCCGAGCTCGGCCTCGGCCGCGACGACTCGTCGATCCCGGAGTCGTTCTCGTTCTACGACCAGGTGCACGACGCGGCCGTCGCGGTCGGCGCGCTGCCCGACCGGTTCGCCACGCTTCGCGATGCCGACGGCGGCATCGGCCTGGACGCGTACTTCACCGCCGCGCGCGGCGCGGGCGAGGACGCACCCCTCGAGATGACCAAGTGGTTCGACACGAACTACCACTACCTCGTGCCCGAGGTCGGCCCCGAGACGGTCTTCGCCCTCTCGAGCGACCGCTTCGCGCGCCAGGTGGCAGAGGCGAAGGCCGACGGATTCACCGTTCGTCCGGTGATCGTGGGCCCGGTGACGCTCCTCGCGCTCGCCAAGGCGACGGATGCCGCGCCCCAGGGCTTCGACCCGCTCAGCCGGCTCGACGACCTGCTGCCGGTGTACACGGAGCTGCTCGCGAGTCTGCGGGCCGCGGGTGCGGAGTGGGTGCAGCTGGACGAGCCTGCGCTCGTCAGTGAGAGTCTGCGGGCCGATGCGGCCACGCTGGCAGATGCCGCGGCCCGCGCATATGCCGCGCTCGGGGTTCGTGGTGACCGGCCCGCGATCCTGGTCGCGGCCGGCTACGCGCAGCTGTCGACCGAGGCGTGGACGGCGCTCGCGGCGGCTCCCATCGAGGCGGTCGCCATCGACCTGACCCGTGGTGCGGTGCCCGAGGCCGCGCCGGGACTGGACCGCAAGACGCTCGTGGGCGGGGTCATCGACGGACGCAACGTGTGGCGAGGCGATCTCGACGCCGCGTGGGAGCGACTGCAGGCGCTGAACGCGCTCGGAGCGTCGGAGATCAGCACCGGCACCTCGACCTCGCTGCAGCACGTGCCGCACGACGTCGCCGACGAGTCGGCCCTGGATCCGCGCCTCGCGTCGTGGCTCGCGTTCGCCGACCAGAAGGTCGGGCAGGTGGTGACCCTCGCGCGCGGCCTGGTCGACGGCCGTCCCGCCATCGCGGAGGCGCTGGCCGAGGCATCCGCCGCCCTCGCCGACCGTCGCCATGCGCCGGGTGTCCGCGACGGGGCGGTGCGGGAGAGGGCGTCGGCGCTCGCCGCGGACGACTTCGCCCGCGGCGACTACGACGATCGGGTCGCCGCTCAGGAGGCCGAGCTCGCGCTCCCCGTGCTGCCGACGACCACGATCGGATCGTTCCCGCAGACCGGCGAGATCCGGCGCGCGCGTGCGCGCCACGGCCGTGGCGAGCTCAGCGCCGACGAGTACGAGAGCTTCCTGCGCGACGAGATCGCGCAGGTGGTGACGCTGCAGGAGGACATCGGCCTCGACGTCCTGGTGCACGGCGAGGCCGAGCGCAACGACATGGTGCAGTACTTCGCCGAGAACCTCGACGGCTTCGCCGTCACCGAGAACGGCTGGGTGCAGTCGTACGGCTCGCGGGCGACCCGTCCGTCGATCCTCTGGGGCGACGTCGCACGTCCCGAGGCGATCACCGTCACATGGTCGGCGTTCGCGCAGTCGCTCACCGACAAGCCGATGAAGGGCATGCTGACCGGCCCGGTGACGATCCTGGCGTGGTCGTTCGTCCGCGACGACCAGCCGCTGGGGGAGACCGCGAACCAGGTGGCCCTCGCCCTCCGCGACGAGATCGCCGACCTCGAGGAGGCGGGCATCCGCGTCATCCAGGTCGACGAGCCGGCGCTGCGCGAACTCCTGCCGCTCAAGCGCGCCGATCAGGCCGCGTACCTGGAGTGGTCGGTCGGCTCATTCCGCCTCGCCACTGCAGGCGCTGCCCCGGCCACACAGGTGCACACCCACCTCTGCTACTCGGAATTCGACGTCGTAATCGAGGCGATCGCGGCGCTGGACGCCGACGTGACCTCGATCGAGGCCGCGCGCAGCCGCGGCGAGGTGATCGGGGACATCGCCACGTCCGGCTTCGCCGCCGGCATCGGACCCGGCGTGTACGACATCCACTCGCCGCGCGTGCCGTCCGTCGGCGAGATCACCGAGCTCCTCGACCGCACGGTTGCCGAATTGCCGCTGCGCCGCGTCTGGGTCAACCCGGACTGCGGGCTGAAGACCCGCGGGTACGACGAGACCGTCGCGTCGCTGAAGAACCTCGTGGCGGCGACGCAGGCGGTGCGCGCGGTGGTTCCGGCCTAG